A single window of Candidatus Rhabdochlamydia oedothoracis DNA harbors:
- the lpxB gene encoding lipid-A-disaccharide synthase — MPCDLFIFCGEPSGDLHAESLLAELKVKKPTLNIFGVAGPRMRHQGVNPVLAMEELQVMGFIDVFCAFPKLVRMFYKVANAILELQPKMVFTIDYPGFSLRLHRHLKRRGFKGQIVHFICPSVWAWGKHRIAFMEKHLDHLFTILPFESQIFRKLPTQYVGHPLNFRIQSYNYQNLDLPKDKQIIALFPGSRSKEIERNLPIYLDTCKHLCANNPHLHIALSVAQPKFHSQILFILQKKNWNYPITFVPSTHSYELMQKTHLAIAKSGTVTLELVLHFVPTVVTYGLSKLDLIIARDLLRIRLPFYCLVNIIANQEIFPELIGPYFTNTSLLSHAYHLLENHPVYQEKCKHILTLLGRANAAKEVSKQICLMLSN, encoded by the coding sequence ATGCCTTGTGATCTTTTTATATTTTGTGGAGAACCAAGCGGTGATTTACATGCAGAATCTCTTTTAGCTGAGCTTAAAGTAAAAAAGCCTACTCTTAACATATTTGGTGTTGCTGGACCGCGCATGCGACATCAAGGAGTAAACCCCGTTCTTGCTATGGAAGAATTGCAAGTTATGGGGTTTATTGATGTGTTTTGCGCATTTCCTAAACTGGTACGTATGTTTTACAAAGTAGCAAACGCTATTTTAGAACTACAACCAAAAATGGTATTTACCATTGATTACCCAGGTTTTAGCTTACGATTACATCGACATTTAAAAAGAAGGGGTTTTAAAGGACAAATCGTGCATTTTATCTGTCCTTCGGTATGGGCATGGGGGAAGCATCGAATTGCTTTTATGGAAAAGCATTTAGATCATTTATTTACTATCTTGCCCTTTGAATCGCAAATTTTTCGAAAGCTCCCTACACAATATGTTGGTCATCCCCTTAATTTTCGCATTCAGTCTTATAACTATCAAAATCTTGATTTGCCAAAAGATAAGCAAATCATTGCGCTATTTCCTGGAAGCAGATCTAAAGAGATCGAGCGTAATTTACCTATTTACCTCGATACCTGTAAACACTTATGCGCAAATAATCCTCATTTGCATATTGCTCTTTCTGTAGCACAACCTAAATTTCATTCTCAAATCCTCTTCATTCTACAAAAAAAAAACTGGAATTATCCGATTACTTTTGTTCCTTCTACTCATAGCTATGAACTCATGCAAAAAACCCATCTTGCAATTGCTAAATCAGGAACGGTAACCCTTGAATTAGTGCTTCACTTTGTTCCTACAGTGGTTACCTATGGGTTATCTAAACTCGATCTAATTATAGCAAGAGATCTATTACGCATCCGACTACCATTTTATTGTTTAGTAAACATCATTGCAAATCAAGAGATCTTTCCTGAGCTCATTGGGCCTTATTTTACTAACACCTCTCTTCTATCTCATGCATACCACTTACTTGAAAATCACCCAGTTTATCAAGAAAAATGTAAACATATACTAACTTTACTTGGCAGAGCAAATGCAGCAAAAGAGGTAAGCAAACAGATCTGTCTCATGCTCAGTAATTAA
- the pcnB gene encoding polynucleotide adenylyltransferase PcnB, with translation MSQRIYSFEEHQLCMKKVDSDALYVMQKLRAAGYIAYLVGGSVRDLLLHKNPKDFDICTSAQPEEIKKIFRNCILVGRRFRLAHIRFGKKTLEVSTFRSGDNELDELIVRDNKWGTAKEDALRRDFTINALFYDPDSQSIIDYIGGFEDIKKQILRTIGQPFIRFRQDPVRMLRMLKFQARFGFTIDDPSHVALLECRQEIMKSSPARILEELLRMLESKASEPFFRLLAEHGFMYLLMPSLGDFLDSKDAEEVFSFLKEIDNYFMKSDHINLSRAVLLAALAFPILEKKIYTHYMNRDIILHLGQINEEIHELLDEMFRPFINLSRRLRTSLQSILVSQYRITPFDSKKPRRIRIPQDPDFMQAMQFFEIRCTLEPALKVVWQQWNHALTNPASNKRRRRKKKVKTDETPSSSAT, from the coding sequence GTGTCTCAACGCATTTATTCTTTTGAAGAACATCAGCTTTGCATGAAAAAAGTTGACTCCGATGCGCTGTATGTTATGCAAAAACTTCGCGCTGCAGGTTATATAGCCTATCTAGTCGGAGGAAGTGTTCGAGATCTGCTGCTGCATAAAAATCCTAAAGATTTTGATATCTGCACATCTGCACAACCAGAAGAAATAAAAAAAATATTCAGAAATTGTATTTTAGTAGGAAGGCGTTTTCGCCTTGCTCACATTCGATTTGGAAAAAAAACATTAGAGGTTTCCACCTTTCGTTCCGGAGATAATGAGCTCGATGAATTGATCGTACGCGACAATAAATGGGGAACGGCAAAAGAGGATGCTTTAAGACGTGATTTTACCATTAATGCATTGTTTTACGATCCAGACTCTCAGTCAATTATTGATTACATTGGAGGTTTTGAAGATATAAAAAAACAAATTCTGCGCACTATTGGCCAACCTTTTATTCGTTTTCGTCAAGATCCTGTTCGCATGCTAAGAATGCTTAAATTTCAAGCAAGGTTTGGTTTTACCATTGATGATCCTTCACATGTTGCTTTGCTTGAATGTCGTCAGGAAATTATGAAAAGCTCGCCTGCACGCATATTGGAAGAGTTGCTGCGCATGTTGGAATCTAAAGCTTCGGAGCCCTTTTTTCGTCTTCTTGCGGAACATGGGTTTATGTATTTGTTAATGCCTTCACTAGGAGATTTTTTAGATTCTAAAGATGCAGAAGAGGTTTTCTCTTTTCTAAAAGAAATCGATAATTACTTCATGAAATCGGATCATATAAACCTTTCACGCGCTGTTTTATTAGCTGCCTTGGCATTTCCTATACTGGAAAAAAAGATCTATACACATTATATGAATCGAGATATCATCCTGCATTTAGGACAGATAAACGAAGAAATACATGAGCTACTTGATGAAATGTTTCGCCCCTTTATAAATCTTTCTCGTAGATTACGTACAAGCTTGCAGTCGATTTTGGTTTCGCAATATCGCATTACTCCTTTTGATTCTAAAAAGCCACGACGCATTCGCATTCCTCAAGATCCAGATTTTATGCAAGCTATGCAATTTTTTGAAATTCGCTGTACATTAGAACCGGCTCTTAAAGTTGTATGGCAACAATGGAATCATGCCCTTACAAACCCTGCATCTAATAAGCGACGACGACGTAAAAAGAAAGTAAAAACAGATGAAACCCCTTCCTCCTCAGCAACTTAA
- a CDS encoding helix-turn-helix domain-containing protein: protein MIFNNQTKGETLPKGYHHLTYNQRCQIYILKARGDTSSSIATILKVHHSTIGQGLHMKNFLCTYQI from the coding sequence GTGATTTTTAACAATCAAACAAAAGGAGAGACCTTGCCTAAAGGCTACCATCACCTAACCTATAACCAAAGATGTCAGATTTATATTTTAAAAGCTAGAGGAGATACATCTAGCTCAATAGCAACCATTCTAAAAGTTCATCATAGCACTATCGGTCAGGGCTTACACATGAAGAATTTCCTTTGCACCTACCAGATCTAA
- a CDS encoding transposase family protein, producing MKSLFSNAFQYICKYGAPSHDTYERFFAFLNPHSFRTCFMQWTQSIAQAFGRDSIAI from the coding sequence TTGAAAAGTCTTTTTTCTAATGCATTTCAGTATATCTGCAAATATGGGGCTCCTTCTCATGATACCTATGAGAGGTTTTTTGCCTTTTTAAATCCTCATTCGTTCCGTACATGTTTTATGCAGTGGACTCAGTCCATAGCTCAGGCATTTGGAAGAGACAGCATTGCCATTTGA
- a CDS encoding helix-turn-helix domain-containing protein, with the protein MKGWTYPQVAHALLLDEDTIRRCYKTYLEGGKEALLNLNYAGKACRLNQGQLKQLKIYVKEEAPSSAKQVVNFAKDHFGICYTPSAMVSLLQQITLNLHLHKLFPLEIVTQVLGAVIVVVLGMLIIIPLGLC; encoded by the coding sequence ATGAAGGGTTGGACATACCCACAAGTAGCACATGCTTTACTCCTAGATGAGGATACGATAAGGCGTTGCTATAAAACTTATTTAGAAGGTGGCAAAGAAGCATTGCTGAATTTGAACTATGCAGGAAAGGCATGCCGGCTCAATCAAGGCCAACTTAAACAACTAAAAATCTATGTAAAAGAAGAAGCTCCCAGTTCAGCTAAACAAGTTGTCAATTTTGCCAAAGACCACTTTGGAATATGTTATACACCATCAGCTATGGTTTCTTTATTGCAGCAGATAACCTTAAATTTACACCTGCACAAGTTATTCCCATTGGAGATTGTAACGCAGGTATTGGGTGCTGTGATAGTGGTAGTCTTAGGTATGCTAATCATAATTCCATTGGGGTTGTGCTAA
- a CDS encoding ATP-dependent helicase, producing MSPFPHLNSDQRQAVIATEGRVLILAGAGSGKTSVLAYRIAYLLQSLKIEPEAILGLTFTNKAAQEMRERVARIVGVKLAKKLTLSTFHSFCMQLLRKEIHHLGYTNNFTLYTEKEVRRIALQVTKNLLEHEGELPSLEEALKKITQIKNKGLNSTDLEIITWHDQFCQDLYTRLESCLCAYNAVDFDSLLSLSVTLFEKYKMQMLPYQKRYRYIMIDEYQDTNPIQYRLAELLSARHQNLCVVGDDDQSIYGWRGAEIKNILGFESKTTIKLEQNYRSTPTILQAANAVIAHNQNRHNKQLWSNAEQGELIHLFHAPTELEEAQSVIQRMIKLKRDKKIPWKEMAILYRSNLLARSFELALMQAVWQKQDNWVRGIPYQVFGGTEFYERAEIKDLLAYLRLIVNTLDQEALLRVINTPRRGISDQTLKILTEFNRKSDISLWDLLEQIASPLSSELKQHLPHKALNAICCFTNLITTARDQFSNLSLPEALTWLIETIDYKKAIADEAKSEKMRDFRWENVMYCVDMMTIYEEEKRLNKQQEEISLSDFLSTALLDQREEFTHTKKADDDHVNLITFHSAKGLEFTACFLVGIEDHIIPHEKSLFETGLEEERRLMYVAMTRAKEYLCLSMARQRKKMGKDLTTNPSRFLLEIPKQLVKISSWQTI from the coding sequence ATGTCACCATTTCCTCATCTTAACTCAGATCAAAGACAAGCGGTTATTGCTACTGAAGGCAGAGTGCTGATCTTAGCTGGTGCTGGTAGTGGGAAGACAAGTGTATTGGCTTATCGCATTGCCTACCTGCTCCAATCCCTTAAAATTGAACCTGAAGCTATTTTAGGTTTAACCTTTACCAATAAAGCTGCACAAGAAATGAGGGAAAGGGTTGCTCGCATTGTAGGTGTAAAACTTGCAAAAAAACTCACCTTAAGCACCTTCCACAGCTTTTGCATGCAGCTTTTGCGTAAAGAAATTCACCATCTGGGATACACCAATAACTTTACTCTTTATACAGAAAAAGAAGTGCGTCGCATTGCTCTGCAAGTAACAAAAAATCTACTTGAACATGAAGGAGAGCTTCCCTCTCTAGAAGAAGCCTTAAAGAAAATTACTCAGATTAAAAACAAAGGATTAAATTCAACGGATCTAGAAATTATAACTTGGCATGATCAATTTTGCCAGGATTTGTATACGCGCTTAGAATCGTGTCTATGTGCATACAATGCTGTTGATTTTGACTCACTTTTGTCTCTTTCTGTTACTCTTTTTGAAAAATATAAAATGCAAATGTTGCCTTATCAAAAAAGATATCGTTATATCATGATTGATGAATACCAGGATACTAATCCCATCCAATACCGATTAGCTGAATTGCTTTCTGCACGCCATCAGAATTTATGTGTAGTGGGAGATGATGATCAATCGATTTATGGTTGGCGCGGTGCCGAAATTAAAAACATCTTAGGATTTGAATCAAAAACCACCATCAAACTAGAACAAAATTATCGCTCTACTCCTACTATCTTACAAGCTGCTAACGCTGTGATTGCTCATAATCAAAACCGTCACAATAAACAACTATGGAGCAATGCAGAACAAGGAGAGCTAATACACCTATTTCACGCACCCACAGAATTAGAAGAAGCGCAATCTGTGATTCAAAGAATGATTAAACTGAAAAGAGACAAAAAAATTCCCTGGAAAGAAATGGCTATTCTTTATCGCTCTAATCTATTAGCAAGGTCTTTTGAATTAGCTCTTATGCAAGCTGTATGGCAAAAACAGGATAATTGGGTAAGAGGAATCCCCTATCAGGTGTTTGGAGGAACAGAATTTTATGAAAGAGCAGAAATTAAAGACCTCCTTGCCTATTTACGCCTGATTGTAAATACTCTTGATCAAGAAGCTCTTTTGCGCGTTATTAATACCCCTCGAAGAGGAATTTCTGATCAAACGCTTAAAATACTTACCGAATTTAATCGCAAGAGCGATATTTCCCTTTGGGATCTTTTAGAACAAATAGCGTCCCCTCTCTCTTCTGAACTAAAACAACATCTCCCTCATAAAGCGCTTAACGCGATTTGCTGTTTTACAAACCTAATTACGACCGCTAGAGATCAATTTTCTAATCTATCTCTTCCTGAAGCCCTCACCTGGCTTATTGAAACCATAGATTATAAAAAAGCCATTGCAGATGAAGCCAAATCTGAAAAAATGCGCGATTTTAGATGGGAAAACGTTATGTATTGCGTGGATATGATGACCATCTATGAAGAAGAAAAACGTCTTAATAAACAACAAGAAGAAATTAGCCTTTCTGACTTCTTATCTACGGCTCTTCTCGATCAAAGAGAAGAATTCACCCATACAAAAAAAGCTGATGACGATCACGTTAACCTGATCACATTTCATAGCGCTAAGGGGTTAGAATTCACCGCTTGTTTCCTTGTAGGAATAGAGGACCATATCATCCCTCATGAAAAAAGCTTATTTGAAACCGGCCTAGAAGAAGAAAGGAGATTAATGTATGTAGCCATGACTCGCGCTAAAGAATATCTTTGTTTAAGCATGGCGCGCCAGAGAAAAAAAATGGGAAAAGATCTTACTACTAACCCTTCTCGTTTTTTACTTGAAATTCCCAAACAGTTAGTAAAAATTAGCTCTTGGCAAACTATTTAG
- the rnpA gene encoding ribonuclease P protein component yields the protein MPCNKSWRFPKSARILKSSHFKRLTKNNRRIFGEMISVDFQHSKDLDSKLGITVSKKFGKAHDRNRFKRVVREVFREMRSHLPIGLEINISPCSRLGLISKQIVLIDLKRIVEKIVQSDNNVTISSS from the coding sequence TTGCCCTGTAACAAATCTTGGCGATTTCCTAAATCAGCACGGATTTTAAAAAGCTCTCATTTTAAGCGTTTGACTAAAAATAATCGCCGTATTTTTGGAGAAATGATTTCCGTAGATTTTCAACATTCAAAAGACCTTGATTCCAAATTGGGTATCACTGTTTCTAAAAAGTTTGGAAAAGCTCATGATCGCAATCGTTTTAAACGCGTTGTTAGAGAGGTTTTCCGTGAAATGCGCTCCCATCTACCCATTGGATTAGAAATAAACATCTCCCCTTGCTCTCGCTTAGGGCTTATATCCAAGCAAATCGTATTAATTGACTTAAAGCGCATTGTAGAAAAAATTGTACAAAGCGATAATAATGTCACCATTTCCTCATCTTAA
- the rpmH gene encoding 50S ribosomal protein L34, with protein MKRTYQPSKKRRRAACGFRKRMKTKDGRKIINRRRRAGRKRLAL; from the coding sequence ATGAAACGCACATACCAACCTAGTAAAAAGAGAAGAAGAGCCGCATGCGGTTTTCGCAAAAGAATGAAAACCAAAGATGGCCGCAAGATTATTAACAGACGTCGAAGAGCCGGACGTAAGCGCCTTGCCCTGTAA
- the rpmJ gene encoding 50S ribosomal protein L36: protein MKVKASIKADPSKGDKIVRRCGRIYVINKMDPNRKQRQKGPARKK from the coding sequence ATGAAAGTAAAAGCCTCGATTAAAGCAGACCCTTCAAAAGGGGATAAAATTGTTCGTAGATGCGGACGCATTTACGTCATTAATAAAATGGATCCTAACCGCAAGCAGCGTCAAAAAGGCCCTGCTCGCAAGAAGTAA